In the genome of Ensifer adhaerens, one region contains:
- a CDS encoding AraC-type DNA-binding protein gives MLEEAFSDRYSIVSGMGAGLVEFAQRQGLDIGPECRRLGLDPSLFSSMVERVSLGRFCALLEYCAETTQDEAFGLRFGLQYKAGSTGPFGYGLMAAPTLEHFLRFQTEHMQYSAQTSYGRLEAEDNYLVYRWTFAPVILKRDQFVDLGITLIMRHIRRLFGVKTAEIEVELERKPPSDPRPFRENIAGHINFDCRINSLWVPVELLSLPNAAGDPKLYELMDLQCRQLRPELTEEADFREEMERFILSRMSEDDITLASAAGFFGVSERTLQRRLAELDTTLNELRDGLRRRLAEQLMAETALSATEVSYRLGYSAPSVFTRSFHRWFGTTPREFRSLSRTQDLTKIKDTVSGS, from the coding sequence ATGCTGGAGGAGGCCTTTTCAGATCGTTATAGCATCGTGTCCGGAATGGGCGCGGGGCTGGTGGAGTTTGCGCAACGCCAAGGGCTCGATATTGGCCCGGAATGTCGGCGGCTCGGGCTTGATCCTTCACTTTTCAGTTCCATGGTCGAGCGGGTCAGTCTTGGCCGCTTTTGCGCGCTTCTGGAATATTGCGCCGAAACGACGCAAGACGAGGCCTTCGGGCTCCGATTTGGTCTGCAGTACAAGGCAGGCTCTACAGGCCCGTTCGGTTACGGCCTGATGGCGGCGCCCACGCTGGAGCATTTCCTGCGCTTCCAAACCGAGCATATGCAGTATAGCGCGCAGACCAGCTATGGGCGGTTGGAGGCCGAGGACAACTATCTTGTCTATCGCTGGACATTTGCGCCCGTTATCCTCAAACGCGACCAGTTCGTCGATCTCGGCATCACGCTGATCATGCGGCATATTCGTCGCCTTTTCGGAGTGAAGACAGCCGAGATCGAGGTCGAGCTGGAGCGCAAGCCGCCTTCCGATCCGCGGCCCTTTCGCGAAAACATCGCGGGTCACATCAATTTCGATTGTCGTATCAACAGCCTATGGGTCCCGGTCGAACTTCTGTCGTTGCCGAATGCAGCGGGTGATCCCAAGCTATACGAGCTGATGGACCTGCAATGCCGGCAGCTCAGGCCGGAACTGACAGAAGAGGCGGACTTCCGTGAGGAGATGGAGCGCTTCATCCTGTCACGCATGTCGGAAGACGACATCACGCTCGCCTCGGCAGCAGGTTTCTTTGGTGTTTCCGAACGGACGCTGCAGCGTCGTCTTGCGGAGCTCGATACCACGCTGAATGAACTGCGTGACGGTTTGCGGCGGCGGCTGGCAGAGCAACTCATGGCCGAGACGGCCCTCAGCGCGACAGAGGTATCATACCGACTGGGATATTCGGCACCCAGCGTCTTCACGCGCTCCTTTCACCGCTGGTTCGGGACGACCCCACGTGAGTTTCGCAGCCTCAGTCGCACTCAAGATTTGACAAAGATCAAAGACACGGTATCAGGTTCATAG
- a CDS encoding DNA-binding transcriptional regulator, CsgD family — protein sequence MAIPSRMVGESVSLVETLTRSELKCLALTAAGHGVESLARKLALTPQEVETLLFCAERKLSAQNRMHAVCLAASMEIIDCND from the coding sequence GTGGCCATTCCTTCGCGCATGGTCGGCGAAAGCGTTTCTCTTGTCGAGACGTTGACCCGTTCGGAATTGAAATGTCTCGCGCTGACCGCCGCCGGTCACGGGGTGGAATCCCTTGCACGCAAGCTTGCCTTGACGCCGCAGGAGGTCGAGACCCTGCTGTTCTGCGCCGAGCGCAAGTTGAGTGCACAGAACCGCATGCATGCCGTGTGCCTTGCCGCATCGATGGAGATCATCGACTGCAACGATTAA